GTGTGTAAGTTAGTCTATCTACAAAATTAATAAACGTTAAAATTATTAGTAAAAAACACAAGCTCTATAAAATAATGACGTGGGTGTTACAATGAGATCTTAAAACTAATAATTATGACTGTGAAAAATAAATCTAATGATGTGAGTTTACagattactacttctactactactactactactacttctactacaacgaTCAATATATGTCAACTTCTTACGTACATTATCTCAACAACAAcactcattactactactactactactactactaccactactactactactcagccCTCACAAGCCCCCCAGGGAAGTCTCGTAACCCCGGGGGAGCGGGAGAGAAAAGTGAGCACCCACAGCCAAATGGACCAAGGCACACCACAACATACCCTGGGCCAGCGGGCGGCTGTCCCCCACACACCACGGGGCAGGCGCTGCtgggggtgctggtggtggtggtgatggcgtggtggtggtggtggtggtgatgtgtgggaACAgcgggggaagggtgaggagcgGGGTGGGTGTGTTGGGGTCTGGGGaggctgggggagggggtgggacgGGATGGGAGGTAAAGGTGGAGGTGGGAGCGTAGGGGTGCAGGGGTGGGGAGGTGTGGGCGTAGAGGAAGGTGttggggagggaggcggaggtggggaggtgcggggggagggggtggggggtcagGTAGGGGAAGGGGGCGTGGGTGGGGAGCAGGGAGGTGCTGTGAGAggcggggaagggggtgagggggccgCAGGCCCACGGGATGGGGCAATGGGGGGGCGGGGCTTGCATGGCTGCGGGCTTCTTACGGGGCAGGCAGCTCCCGCACAGTCCCTGGTCCGCCGCCCCTCGCCAATACTCCTCCAGTTCCTCCAGGGGGCGGCCCCGGGTCTCGGGCAGCAGCAGGGCAAAGGCGGCCAGCAGGAGGCAGCCGCCGCCGTAGCCCCAGCAGGAGACGGTGAACTCGCGGTCCGTGGCAGGGGCCATGAAGGTGAGGCCGAACTGTGCGGCGCAGAGCACGGCGTTGGCCAGGCCCGAGCCCAGGCCGCGCACAGGGCCCGGCAGCAGCTCGGAGACCATGAGGCTGGCCACGGGGCCCACGCCGCCGCCGTAGCAGGCCACGAACACCACCGTAAACACGAAGGGCGTGCCCTGGGGCCAGAAGTGGCCGCCGGGCGAGGCGTAGTAGTTGGCCAGCACcaccatggcggcggcggcggtgagggcGGCGCGGGACAGCACGGCGCGCCGCTGGAAGCGTCGCAGCAGGACGCAACAGCCCGCCAGGTTGGCGGCCACGCGCACGGCGCCTACTGCCGCGCTGCCCCACAGTGGGGACAGCCCCACGGCGCCCCCAGACAGCACGCGGTTCAGCGTCAGCACCAGCACCATCTGGCCGGTGCTCTCCTTCAGCAGCACCAGCGTCAGCGCCGCCAGCACCGGCAGCAAAAACCGCGGGTGTCGCAGCAGCAGCGCGGGGAAGCCACTGTCTTTGTGGCCGTCCAGCTGCAGGGCGAGGAGCTCCTTCTCCAcgccggcggcggcggggcgcagCGTGGCCAGCACGGCGCGCGCCTCCTCCAGGCGGCCGTGGTGCAGCAGCCAGGCGGGGGACTCCGGCACGAGGGCCACGGCCAGGGCGGTGGGCAGCAGCAGGCAGGGCGGTACCAGCAGCACCACCGTGGACCAGTGCAGCGCCGCCGCCAGCAGGTAGGCCAGCAGAAAACCCAGCGAGAAGGCGGCCTCGGGCAGGGCGCCCACAAGGTCCCGCCGCCGCGCCTCCACCACCTCGCAGGGGTACACGTACACGCACAGGCCGCCGCCCGCCACCAGCAcgccctgggggggggggggggggagaggcggCCCGGAGGTAATGTGACGTTGGCTGTATAAGTAACAGTGCCGtcacaacacacacgcacacacacacgcacacacacacacacacacgctcacctgCAGGGCGCGGAGGGCTATGAGGGAGGGCGCGTGGGGCGTGGCGAGGGGCAGCAGCAGCCAGGCCAGGGCCAGcgcgggcagcagcagcagcagcaggcggcGCGGCCCCAGCACCTGCAGCAGCACCCCGCCCACCACAgacccggggatcgaacccaggtACACCACGCTCCctgcaacaccaacaccaccactgtcatcaccaccattgccatcaccactctcatcaccaccactatcatcaccaccatcagtgtGATCACCATTATTGTTGTCATCACGCTTCCTTCAACACCAgtattgtcatcaccatcatcaccactctcacCACTCTTATTATCACCATTGTCACCTGCcgaaataagaggagggagagcgaggtgaagacagatagatagaaagatatttaGATAGACAACATATaatgagaagacgaaaaagaaagaaaagacgaggcACCACAACAGCAaccacgaaagaagaagaagaagaagaagaagaagaaaaacaaaacaaaacaagaacaacaaccaccacactTACTGAACCACGACGTCTCCTGGTGTCCGAGGCTCACGTCCCTCTCCCCGGTCCACGCCTCCAGGGCCAGGGCGGGGTAGGCCAGCACCAGACCCAGCGACACGCCCACCCACGCCACCAGCCCCGCGTACACCACCTGGCTCGGCGGGAGGAGACGAACATGAGACAAAAAGGAACACTAAAACGGAGGTAATTGAAGAAACAGGTTTGACTGATGAAACGGGACATATAAGGGTCGTAttttgagacatttcgccgcccaagaacacatatttgacaaggctttcgtaggagttgtgggcatttccaggggtagttttatgaccctggtgatagtctgacccttcttctgtaccatgaacctaaagaaacacccattagaacccgattgaccccctctttgacctttagaaatagctgatgtgagaaggcaaagtGATAACAGGGTACTGAATCTCGGAAACTAGAAAACAGGGATATGGAAACAGAAACTAAACTAGcaacataatataaaaaaaaaagaatataagaacataaaaaaaaaagaatagcataGAAATATgtgtggaacaggcttggcagtcatgtcgtgAGTGTCAACAAGATACATACGTTGAAACAAAAAgattggataaagtcatggatggtgaggtcaggtggggtcaggttcacaggagctgccttgtatagacctaccgacctcttgcaaacACATGTACATATATTAAAACGTGACAGCTGCCAATAAACTATCAATTAATCTATAAAATGTAATAATCACTGACAAAATAGAATGCTCAGACGCTCTGTTGCAGACgtaatgtacaaaaaaatatgtatggtgAATGGAATGTATTGTAACGTATTGAATGTCATGTATTGAattgtaaaagaatgtatagATGATGTAAATAATATAAAGCGAAAATGAAGGCAAAAGGTAGGAGCCAATTAAGGGCCGAAATTTAAACACCTGATTGGCACTGATTTGGCACCCGGTCACTAGGAGGGCCacgcaccccccctcccccccccccctctctctctctctctctctctctctctctctctctctctctctctctctatctctctctctctctctctctctctctctctctctctctctctctctctctctttctccacttcctttgtcactttccctcttctcccccttccccctctcccttttcctcctccactcttccctcttcctttgtccctctctccctcccttcctccctatctctctccctcccttcctccttcctcttgtctccctcatctcctctttgtGTTTcatgttctctccctccttctcttctccttcccttctccctccatttcttttctcctcctccctctcctccttcctttctccctcctcctctcttctctctctctctctctctctctctctctctctctctctctctctctctctctctctctctctctctctctctctctctctctctctcactcgtgaCACTacacaaagaaaacgggatgttgttgttgttgttgtttgttgttgatttgttTACTTTCATCTACATcttattgtattgttttttttcttatttttggtaattttcttattttttctttattttcttattttttttatagttaacaACAgtgatctatttttttttattacatacaGATtaacagttttctttttcttatttttctttttatagctttgtctgtctgtctgtctgtctatttgtctgttaaTGAAGCGTACGtcgttgaagaagaagaggaggaggaggaggaggaagaggaagaggaggaagaagaagaagaagaagaagaaaaagaagaagaagaaaaggaaagtagtgacgatgaaggaggaaaaaaaagaagaggaggaagatgacaactgagaagaaagaggaggaggaggaggagcaggagagaaagaataagaggaacaagaaaacaaaacaaaaagaggaggaggaggaggaggaagaggaagaaatcacagtgacagatgaagagaaggaacacacacacacacacacacacacacacacacacacacacacacacacacacacacaaacacacctgccgttcttcaggtgtgagattatggCAGCAAATCACTTTTCTTAGACGACTCAcaacccccttttcttcctcttcctgtggcgccgaagaaggggaagaagaagaaggaggaggaggaggaggaagaggagggtccaTGTACCACTCCTGTTTGATACGAGTTCGGTTCTTGGTTTAAAATGAATTGATTGATCACAGTTTTTTAGATacgactttctctctctttctctttctctctctttctctcttcttttgtactgatttatttttctcccccttttctctctttctctcttttcttctcttttcgttaACTTAAATCTTTCTTCCAatgtatgttttttcttcttttcttttcttctttctttcttcctgttcttcaacCTCACAAAATATCAACCagctcactttcttctttctttcggttCAGGACACTTTcttcaacgtctctctctctttctctctatttctatctctcactttcactctcactctctctcccttcgcttcTGGGAGTGATAGGGAGAGGGGACTGAagggagtgagcgagtgagagagtgagtgaggggagaagagggagcggATGCTTATATACgaggggaatctctctctctctctctctctctctctctctctctctctctctctctctcttgcctaccctcatttcccctcactcttccttaccttcctccctcctctctcttcctcctcctctccttcgcttt
The window above is part of the Eriocheir sinensis breed Jianghai 21 chromosome 44, ASM2467909v1, whole genome shotgun sequence genome. Proteins encoded here:
- the LOC126980622 gene encoding facilitated trehalose transporter Tret1-like; its protein translation is MVEVEVEVVEVVEVVNSSTNHQVVYAGLVAWVGVSLGLVLAYPALALEAWTGERDVSLGHQETSWFRSVVYLGSIPGSVVGGVLLQVLGPRRLLLLLLPALALAWLLLPLATPHAPSLIALRALQGVLVAGGGLCVYVYPCEVVEARRRDLVGALPEAAFSLGFLLAYLLAAALHWSTVVLLVPPCLLLPTALAVALVPESPAWLLHHGRLEEARAVLATLRPAAAGVEKELLALQLDGHKDSGFPALLLRHPRFLLPVLAALTLVLLKESTGQMVLVLTLNRVLSGGAVGLSPLWGSAAVGAVRVAANLAGCCVLLRRFQRRAVLSRAALTAAAAMVVLANYYASPGGHFWPQGTPFVFTVVFVACYGGGVGPVASLMVSELLPGPVRGLGSGLANAVLCAAQFGLTFMAPATDREFTVSCWGYGGGCLLLAAFALLLPETRGRPLEELEEYWRGAADQGLCGSCLPPPPCSPPTPPSPT